Within Babylonia areolata isolate BAREFJ2019XMU chromosome 3, ASM4173473v1, whole genome shotgun sequence, the genomic segment accctgaagtggaaatatttgagtaaataatcgcatgcaacaaagacacataagttgaacagtacatgtagatggcaaagctcttgtcagcaactggaaaggacagacccccaaaacttcagcctcagttgcCAAAGCATAAGTTAttgctgcaatttgagttattgtgtgaaaggaaaatgcagccaaatagttcagtgcagtgaattttgtgttgctgttgaatgcatACTTACCTGtcagtatgccattttataattcggttatcacagtgttttcctcccactcaaaacacacagaaattgacaaaatcctaaacatatattaaactgagagctctgtttttggttgtatgttttaaatttaatataacttttgttctttcttatgagctgatctgtgtatctaacatgttgcagaaagggctgctcatggcagggcatgcaagacctattcattgatccaaaaaggccagtatgaacaggTCAGGTAGCGAGCAGTATGTTagtgctgatgccaggaaacctgtgagtgccaaaaaagatattttttggtgtgcattttctttcTTGTGAATCAAAtgccaccttttatttcttatttattgtggttcttctacaatgaaatgcatgactgggttcatggatggaagaaaaagctagagagctgaaagaaaacagattcatatatctgtcatttttgctagcaacttaagtaatatttgctccctcttgggaacctttgttgtggagtgccccatcaacctacccattctgtacaATGCTGTCAAGTTGCATTTGTTCAAAAATTTGCAGTtattttgcagaagctgatcagccaagaccactggtaacttattgtggctgtaacttcaatattttttcaaaaacaaaaattttgaagaagtctcatccacaacgtGCACCCTTATTTATGAGGAAATCGGGTATCATTcattttctgccaactttagatgaAAGTTTTAagattgattttaatttattttgaaagctgacatttcacttaatacacacacaaaatttcctggtcctacttgtgacagttactgaaatattcatctttgcagcatgctaccccaaacAGTCTCttttccgctggtcaaattgaagatttttcaaagtttgagactctgatacttaaaattcagtaaattatcctgcctgaaaaaaattcagtacactttttgtgatgtattctgcaagatattttattatgaaatgcagctgtctgttcttttcagtgctgtagaccttcaaagttgctattctgtgcagattggcatgtcttgattttctatttccccctactttgacaggcatattttccgatttctttgctgctgaagtgttatttttttcttgtgcagtATGCTATTATCATATGTtttttagaagtatatgagttttcataacagtatcatcatggacagtacagtatgactgtgaaaatattaagtactaacagcatgtacgcatcgtcacatctttaaaatggaatatcttcagaaccaatcaagatattcacttacctttttttttctttttcttatattgtcttgttgtttgccaaaaatcacatttcagtcattgtaatgaatatttaaattttcactgccgccacctactGTAGTTGATCACACTGAGAATGAATTATTCATTTAGCCGGAAGAGGTGGTGTTGTTTGATGCCTTTGATTGCGATTGCCTTAAGACTGAAAGAGCCTTTCAGCATTTTAGAACAGTGCTTGCCATTGCCTGAAAGAGCCTTTTAGCATTTTAGAACAGTGCTTTTAGTATGTTtgttctgaaggtcagcatcctgttgaaCTGTATACTTAGGTAGTGTAGACAGTTTTAGTGATCTGAATTACATCGAATGAGACAGCTGGTAGTGATTTGCTTGCGGGTTTGTTGTTGagagtgcacagcaacgtttgggatTTTGCTGGATTGGTGTAAGATCCTGTGCCCTTGCACCATTGGGCGATATTGTTGAGTTGTTTCAGGATAGctgtagttctttcttgagcatcttttgAAGATTTGGAGAACAGGCCATTGTCTGCAAAAGTAAGAACACAAGCTACTGCATTGTTGCTTAAGTCTGAAAGGCCTTTTGTCTAGATGTTGTAGAAGACACGAGATAGCTGAGATCCTTATGGCAGTCCTATGGAAAGTTTAGAGGGTGCAGACATCCAGCCTCCGAGATGTAGGATGACGGTAGCAGCTCTATGAGGTATGCAAACTGGACTTAATTGGAAGCATCTTTCAGGTCAGTTGCAAGTGCTAATGTTTCTTCGTTTCTTCAtgatccttcatatacctcatatgcgaaaACAGTCGCGTTTTTCCATGTACACCTACCTTTCCTGCACCAACCTTGATTTGGAGGGAGAACATGCCTCTGTTCAAGATCCCAATTTCCTGGCTATTATGCGTTCTATTAGcattccagcaatgttttgcatagtTACAATGTGGTAGCTGCCTAGCTGACAGTGATCCTTCCCTAGTTTTGGTATGAGTTTTAAGAAGCTATGTGTCCAATCCTCTGGCACATTTTCGTTTTGGAAGCTCGAAAAGTTTTGCTTCTGTCATCTTCTGATAGCTGCTTGATATCCAAGTTgcaaactttgtctgggccaggagcagTATCTTTCTTGCATTTTGCTATTGCTTCATTCagatcatcacaaacacacacatacacacacacacacacacacacacacacacacacacacatgcacacacagatccTGTCCTGTAGGACTCTATGGTGTGTATCAGTCTGACCAATATGAAATGTTGAAGGATGTGAAAGGACTGTTCCACTGTCATAGGATACCCTCCCTTGCTGTCAAGACTGACTCATTCACAGTAACCACCAACAGCAGTGCCACTCAAGCCTTGCGGACATTCCGCGTGCTGAGAGCAGTCAAGACCATCTCAATTTTCCCAGGTAGGACACTTGCATGAAATGCAAATTTACTATTGATATACAGTTTTCTTAGGCAGATAGGGAAACGTTACTCCAAGTGGGAGGTAAATAATTTGGAAATTTACTGCAGGTTTGGTATTCATTTCCCTCAGGTGGTTTGCATATTTTATCAGGGGAGACATGTCTTTAGACAAAATGAAAATTTTCTCTAAATAAATGGGACATTGTTCCCAAGACTTGTACATTTCGCAGATGAAGTGTATAGTTTCATAAGACAAGATGGATATTATTTCCCATGTGAGATGAACATTGTTTCTTGGTAAGATGGCCATATTTGCAAAACGTCTGTATATTTTCCCAATTGAGCCAGACATATGTCCAAGCGAGATACAGATATTTCTCTTGCTTAACTGCGTGTTGCAGTGTGTAACGCACAGCTGTGTGCTGCTTCACTATTTCAACCACACAGTTCCCCACCTAatgtcctcttctttcttttttttgtaaacattTTCAGTCTGTGTAACAATCCTgtcttttggttgtgtgtgtgtttatgtgtgtgaatcaTAAGGCAGCGATGATATCAGTAACATTTCTGGTTGAACTTTGCGCATACATATCTGCACGGGGTCAGGCCACAGGAACAGCGGGATAAGCTCTGTTGTCCTTTCTGGCCTTAGGTTTCTGATTGAGATTTGCGTGCTGTCTCTCCTTTAAGATTGGATACCCAATGTTTTACTGTGTCCTAGACACTGGCAGTTTTTCCACCCAGTGATGGGATTGTTGCTGACCATGTGGTCCGTGATGTTGCAGGTCTTAGGACGATCGTAAACGCCATGCTGCGTGCT encodes:
- the LOC143280369 gene encoding sodium channel protein 1 brain-like produces the protein MLKDVKGLFHCHRIPSLAVKTDSFTVTTNSSATQALRTFRVLRAVKTISIFPGLRTIVNAMLRAIKMLMEVVLLTIFCLLVFSLVSVQIYRGTLRQKCVKDPSQLTHLQHPNEPFHEFYNRMLRDPS